Proteins found in one Acidimicrobiales bacterium genomic segment:
- a CDS encoding diacylglycerol kinase family protein gives MKVLLLVNASASAVTARARVVIQKALSADHDVTVAETSRRGHATRLAQGAAADGLDAVVVLGGDGTLNEAANGLAGTDTALGVLPGGSTNVFARTIGMTNDAVEATGELLAAMASGSRRRIGLGSVNGRYFLFHVGLGFDAAVVEQVEKRGSLKRYAGHPLFVYAAFATWFRHFDRSRPRFSIEGDGVRIDDGYFAIVQETNPYTFLGNLPINTAPAAGFDSALSLVAFRTLRINTLVGGAASALRSGRYLRRSSKIALHDGLDSLTVRGHGPFPYQVDGDYLGELDEVELRHHPACLDLFVP, from the coding sequence GTGAAGGTCCTCCTCCTCGTCAACGCGTCGGCCTCGGCGGTGACGGCGCGGGCGCGGGTGGTGATCCAAAAGGCGCTGTCGGCCGACCACGACGTGACAGTGGCCGAGACGTCGCGCCGAGGCCATGCCACCCGGCTGGCCCAAGGGGCGGCGGCCGACGGACTCGACGCCGTGGTCGTGCTGGGCGGCGACGGCACCCTCAACGAAGCGGCCAACGGCCTGGCGGGCACCGATACCGCCCTCGGCGTGCTGCCCGGCGGGTCCACCAACGTGTTCGCCCGCACCATCGGCATGACCAACGACGCCGTGGAGGCCACCGGCGAGTTGCTGGCGGCCATGGCCTCGGGGTCACGCCGGCGCATCGGGCTCGGCTCGGTCAACGGCCGCTACTTCCTCTTCCACGTGGGCCTCGGCTTCGACGCCGCCGTGGTCGAACAAGTGGAGAAACGCGGCTCGCTCAAGCGCTACGCGGGCCACCCGCTGTTCGTCTACGCCGCCTTCGCCACCTGGTTCCGCCACTTCGACCGGTCCCGCCCCCGCTTCAGCATCGAGGGCGACGGGGTGCGCATCGACGACGGCTACTTCGCCATCGTCCAGGAGACCAACCCCTACACGTTCCTGGGCAACCTGCCCATCAACACGGCCCCGGCGGCGGGCTTCGACTCGGCGCTGTCGTTGGTGGCGTTCCGCACCTTGCGCATCAACACCCTCGTCGGCGGCGCCGCCTCGGCCCTGCGTTCGGGCCGGTACCTGCGCCGGTCCTCCAAGATCGCCCTGCACGACGGCCTCGACAGCCTGACGGTGCGGGGCCACGGACCGTTCCCCTACCAAGTCGACGGCGACTACCTGGGGGAGCTCGACGAGGTGGAACTGCGCCACCACCCCGCCTGCCTCGACCTCTTCGTCCCCTAA
- a CDS encoding SigB/SigF/SigG family RNA polymerase sigma factor, whose product MSFDPEQREELRRKFAAFAESRDPALRDQLIEAHLGLAEYLARRFSNRGEPLDDLVQVASVGLLKAVDRFDPERGVEFSTYATHTIVGELKRHFRDKGWAVRAPRRMQELYLRLGKIIGTLSQELGRSPTIPELAAEAQVSEEEVLEALEAGQAYRFASLDAPSPGDDDGETLGSHMGADDPLMLDAEHRAALSPLIGQLPPREQKILHLRFFEGMTQSEIASRLGISQMHVSRLLARSLAQLRAAASEE is encoded by the coding sequence GTGAGCTTCGACCCCGAGCAGCGCGAAGAGCTCCGCCGCAAGTTCGCGGCATTCGCCGAGTCCCGCGACCCCGCCCTGCGCGACCAACTCATAGAGGCCCACCTCGGATTGGCCGAGTACCTGGCCCGGCGCTTCTCCAACCGGGGCGAGCCCCTCGACGACTTGGTGCAGGTGGCCTCGGTCGGCTTGCTCAAGGCCGTCGACCGCTTCGACCCCGAGCGGGGCGTCGAGTTCTCCACCTACGCCACCCACACCATCGTGGGCGAGCTCAAGCGCCACTTCCGCGACAAGGGCTGGGCGGTGCGCGCCCCCCGGCGTATGCAGGAGCTGTACCTGCGGCTGGGCAAGATCATCGGCACCCTCAGCCAGGAGCTGGGCCGCTCCCCCACCATTCCGGAGCTGGCCGCCGAAGCCCAGGTGTCGGAAGAAGAGGTGCTCGAAGCCCTGGAAGCGGGGCAGGCCTACCGCTTCGCCTCCCTCGACGCGCCCAGCCCGGGCGACGACGACGGCGAGACGCTGGGCTCGCACATGGGCGCCGACGACCCGTTGATGCTCGACGCCGAACACCGCGCCGCGCTGTCGCCGCTCATCGGCCAACTGCCGCCCCGCGAGCAGAAGATCCTGCACCTGCGCTTCTTCGAGGGCATGACCCAGTCGGAGATCGCCTCGCGGCTGGGGATCAGCCAGATGCACGTGTCGCGCCTGCTGGCCCGCAGCCTGGCCCAGCTCCGCGCCGCCGCCTCCGAAGAGTGA